A region from the Parasphingopyxis sp. CP4 genome encodes:
- a CDS encoding LysR family transcriptional regulator, with protein sequence MLRHPDPDWEDIKTFNAVMDAGTVRSAAQKLGVHHSTVSRRIESLERTLQVRLFDRRPEGYAPTQAGEELASIADEFGAELTTISRRIAGRDDMLPGKLTVTMAEPLAVGIFAPKLSEFCEAYPGLELDIRVTYEELDVARREADIAVRMNNNPPDTLVGKRFFPYHMSIYASPDYLKSHDLVNDPKSARWLGWGDDDEEYPEWTQSTEYARVPVWGAFDRPTVQIGAVQAGLGIAMLPCMMGDVAPGLVRATDRKPTPARDIWVLTHNDLRRTARVRAFMDFAESVIRANKPLLVGDLVANG encoded by the coding sequence ATGCTTCGCCACCCGGATCCCGACTGGGAAGATATCAAGACATTCAATGCGGTAATGGATGCGGGTACCGTACGGAGCGCGGCCCAAAAGCTGGGTGTTCATCATTCCACGGTCAGCCGTCGGATCGAATCACTGGAACGGACGTTGCAGGTGCGGCTCTTTGATCGGCGTCCGGAAGGCTATGCGCCGACCCAGGCAGGCGAAGAGCTTGCCAGCATTGCTGATGAATTCGGGGCTGAGCTAACGACGATATCGCGGCGTATAGCAGGTCGTGACGATATGCTGCCGGGCAAGCTGACCGTGACGATGGCCGAACCCCTGGCAGTAGGCATTTTTGCGCCAAAGCTCTCTGAATTCTGCGAAGCTTATCCGGGTCTCGAGCTCGATATTCGCGTCACATATGAGGAGCTCGACGTGGCGCGGCGAGAGGCGGATATTGCTGTCAGGATGAACAATAATCCGCCGGATACATTAGTCGGCAAACGCTTCTTTCCCTATCATATGAGCATCTATGCTTCGCCCGACTATTTGAAGTCACATGACTTGGTGAATGATCCCAAATCTGCGCGTTGGCTGGGGTGGGGGGATGATGACGAAGAATATCCCGAATGGACCCAATCGACGGAATATGCGCGGGTTCCGGTTTGGGGAGCTTTTGATCGCCCGACGGTCCAAATTGGCGCTGTGCAGGCCGGGCTTGGGATTGCCATGCTGCCATGTATGATGGGTGATGTGGCGCCAGGATTGGTTCGCGCTACGGATCGCAAACCAACACCGGCGCGTGACATATGGGTGCTCACCCATAATGATCTTCGTCGCACCGCACGTGTTCGCGCATTTATGGATTTTGCAGAATCAGTGATTCGAGCGAATAAACCGCTGCTTGTCGGCGATCTTGTTGCAAATGGTTAG
- a CDS encoding MAPEG family protein gives MPVPVISATVAAVILALQLILMITVGLHRVKSQTNIGVGDDPDLERKIRRHGNLAENAAIFLVVLALAELVGGSPVILCWVGMAFVVARASHAIAFSSLTGSHGESGSKLFVLARVIGAFGTFASGLFLAGYLIYFLNMA, from the coding sequence ATGCCCGTTCCTGTCATTTCCGCCACCGTCGCTGCCGTCATCCTCGCCTTGCAGCTCATTTTGATGATCACCGTCGGCCTCCACCGAGTAAAATCGCAAACCAATATCGGGGTCGGCGATGATCCGGACCTGGAACGGAAAATCCGGCGCCACGGTAATCTTGCCGAGAATGCAGCGATATTCCTGGTCGTCCTGGCGCTCGCCGAACTGGTTGGCGGATCGCCGGTCATTCTGTGCTGGGTCGGGATGGCCTTTGTCGTGGCCCGCGCGTCCCATGCCATTGCCTTTAGCTCGCTTACCGGGTCGCACGGAGAATCAGGCAGCAAGCTATTCGTGCTTGCCCGCGTGATTGGCGCGTTCGGTACCTTTGCTTCGGGACTCTTCCTCGCTGGCTATCTGATTTACTTCCTCAACATGGCCTAG
- a CDS encoding metalloregulator ArsR/SmtB family transcription factor: MRAELEIFRALADPTRLRIVALLRAMELSVGELAQVLGQSQPRVSRHVKILVDAGLAVRRKEGSWVFLGLGDPGRVQPLLKAIDGWSDADQDHWMRADLARLEAVRADRQAAAEAYFAAHAEQWDAIRSLHVAESDVEEAMHRALEPEEIGRLVDIGTGTGRILELFSGRADRATGIDRSPEMLRLARAKLSEANLEDTEIRQGDMYSLELPSADSDTVVLHQVLHYAQQPAAAIAEASRLLDADGRLLIVDFAAHEREDLRSQAAHARLGFSDQQIARWFEAAEIEGGLFEQLEGGELTVKLWLGRRKASRRLKVVAA, encoded by the coding sequence ATGCGCGCTGAGTTAGAGATCTTTCGGGCCTTAGCGGACCCAACCAGGCTGCGGATTGTCGCGCTTCTGCGCGCCATGGAGCTATCGGTTGGCGAGCTGGCTCAGGTTCTCGGTCAAAGCCAGCCGCGCGTGTCTCGCCATGTGAAGATTTTGGTCGATGCCGGTTTGGCCGTGCGTCGGAAAGAGGGCAGCTGGGTGTTTTTGGGCCTCGGTGACCCGGGGCGCGTGCAGCCATTGCTCAAGGCGATTGATGGCTGGTCCGATGCCGATCAGGATCATTGGATGCGCGCCGACCTGGCTCGATTGGAAGCTGTGCGCGCTGATCGCCAGGCAGCGGCAGAAGCTTATTTTGCGGCCCATGCAGAGCAATGGGACGCGATCCGGTCACTGCATGTTGCCGAGAGCGATGTCGAAGAAGCCATGCACCGCGCTCTCGAGCCTGAGGAGATTGGTCGGCTTGTCGATATTGGAACCGGCACCGGGCGCATTCTTGAATTGTTCAGTGGTCGAGCGGACCGTGCGACGGGTATCGACCGGAGCCCGGAGATGCTTCGGCTCGCCCGTGCAAAGTTAAGCGAGGCAAATCTCGAAGATACAGAAATCCGCCAGGGCGATATGTATTCCTTGGAGCTGCCAAGCGCGGATTCAGACACGGTAGTCTTGCACCAGGTTCTGCATTATGCCCAACAGCCTGCCGCCGCGATCGCCGAGGCGTCACGACTTCTCGATGCTGATGGACGGCTTCTGATCGTCGATTTCGCTGCGCATGAACGAGAGGATCTGCGCAGTCAGGCCGCGCATGCACGGCTAGGGTTTTCGGATCAGCAGATCGCCCGATGGTTTGAGGCGGCAGAGATTGAAGGCGGATTATTCGAACAGCTCGAAGGCGGTGAATTGACTGTCAAATTATGGCTCGGACGGCGAAAAGCCAGTCGGCGATTAAAGGTGGTAGCGGCATGA
- the metF gene encoding methylenetetrahydrofolate reductase: MTIDELHEARRAADEPLFADLAGDARISFEFFPPKTEKMEATLWDSVKMLEPLGPRFISVTYGAGGSTRERTHATVRRIVQETSVKAAAHLTCVDASKGEIEEVISDYWDAGVRHIVALRGDPPRQGDTFEPFQAHPDGYASAAELVEGIKAFKPFEVSVAAYPEVHPEAETAQSDLDNLKRKLDAGANRAITQFFFSADNFFRFRDDVAAAGIDAEIVPGILPVSNVATTKRIAGMCGASIPPWMDRLFDGLDALPAARQLISATVAAELCRKLYAGGVRDFHFYTLNRAELSYAICHLLGIRPDGGMPEGANQ; the protein is encoded by the coding sequence ATGACAATTGATGAATTGCATGAAGCACGCCGCGCTGCCGATGAGCCGCTGTTTGCCGACTTAGCTGGCGATGCCCGAATCTCTTTTGAGTTTTTTCCGCCAAAAACGGAAAAGATGGAAGCGACGCTGTGGGACTCGGTTAAGATGCTCGAGCCACTTGGTCCGCGCTTCATTTCGGTGACCTATGGGGCTGGGGGCTCCACCCGGGAACGGACCCATGCAACCGTGCGTCGGATCGTGCAGGAAACATCTGTCAAAGCCGCAGCCCACCTCACTTGTGTCGACGCGAGTAAGGGCGAAATAGAAGAAGTCATCAGCGACTATTGGGATGCTGGCGTGCGCCATATTGTCGCTTTACGCGGTGATCCGCCGCGCCAGGGCGATACCTTCGAACCGTTTCAGGCGCATCCCGATGGCTATGCCAGTGCTGCTGAGCTGGTGGAAGGAATTAAGGCTTTCAAACCATTTGAGGTATCTGTGGCGGCCTATCCCGAGGTTCATCCGGAGGCCGAGACGGCGCAGTCCGATCTCGATAATCTCAAGCGCAAACTGGACGCCGGGGCAAATCGGGCGATTACGCAATTCTTCTTTTCAGCCGACAATTTCTTCCGCTTCCGCGACGACGTGGCAGCGGCCGGTATCGACGCTGAAATTGTTCCGGGAATCTTGCCGGTATCCAATGTGGCTACGACAAAGCGGATTGCCGGGATGTGTGGTGCGTCGATCCCGCCTTGGATGGATCGGCTGTTCGATGGACTGGATGCGCTGCCAGCTGCTCGCCAGCTGATATCGGCAACCGTGGCCGCTGAGCTGTGTCGTAAACTTTATGCGGGCGGGGTTCGTGACTTCCATTTTTATACGTTGAACCGGGCCGAATTGTCATATGCCATCTGTCATTTATTGGGAATCCGGCCCGATGGCGGTATGCCCGAAGGAGCGAACCAATGA
- a CDS encoding VacJ family lipoprotein, translating to MRKLLMSLLLALCLSACATTQAGPNGMADRDPHEEFNRDMWAVNQGIDDVAIRPVTNVYRAVTPRPLRSGVSNVFRNLTEPWSFINNILQGRPGRALRNLGRFIVNSTIGIGGLFDHASALGIDPAPEDFGQTLAVWGVGDGGYVLNPIFGPSTQRDTFGLIVDIVANPVSLFFDRGLNLSSQEQLAIRAGGIISVRSDLMDTGVDAFLDSSADPYAAARSAYFQTREAQILNYDMSGMNAGDGDLENSEDAAFEAALEDLDEMDDFDAPTVEDDPTVAEPQ from the coding sequence GTGCGTAAACTCCTGATGTCATTGCTACTGGCGCTGTGCCTCAGCGCCTGCGCTACAACCCAGGCTGGTCCTAACGGGATGGCCGACCGCGATCCGCATGAAGAATTCAATCGCGATATGTGGGCCGTCAATCAAGGCATTGATGATGTGGCGATACGGCCGGTAACCAATGTCTACCGCGCCGTGACGCCCCGTCCGCTAAGAAGCGGGGTTTCCAATGTCTTCAGAAACCTCACCGAACCATGGTCCTTCATCAATAATATTCTCCAAGGTCGCCCAGGACGGGCCTTGCGCAATCTTGGTCGGTTCATTGTCAATTCGACGATCGGCATTGGCGGCCTTTTCGATCATGCCTCTGCTCTGGGGATCGATCCGGCTCCCGAAGATTTCGGGCAGACGCTGGCGGTTTGGGGAGTCGGTGATGGCGGCTATGTCCTGAATCCGATCTTTGGACCATCAACCCAGCGCGATACCTTCGGTTTGATCGTCGACATCGTTGCCAATCCCGTTTCGCTCTTCTTTGATCGGGGGCTCAACTTATCGAGCCAGGAGCAGCTGGCGATCCGGGCGGGCGGCATCATCAGCGTACGTTCAGATTTGATGGACACTGGCGTTGACGCGTTCCTAGATAGCAGCGCGGATCCTTATGCTGCGGCCCGTTCCGCCTATTTCCAAACCCGCGAAGCTCAGATTTTGAACTATGACATGTCCGGTATGAATGCCGGTGATGGCGATCTTGAGAATAGCGAGGATGCTGCGTTCGAAGCCGCGCTTGAAGACCTGGACGAGATGGACGATTTTGACGCGCCGACGGTGGAAGATGATCCAACGGTAGCTGAGCCTCAATAG
- a CDS encoding APC family permease → MSDAADEPEAIALRRKVSGTLLVLYGVGTMIGAGIYALIGEVTAAAGWFAPLAFLLASVIAGLTAASFAELSSRYPQSAGEAAYVSAAFAKPRLAVLVGLLIVASGIVSSGVMFRGFAGYASGLAVFEPWHAYLALALVIGALASWGIGQSVLAIAVITLIEAGAVLLVIALGAFQGIETPASIPVFGSTEAVAVVAGAVLAFYAFIGFEDMVNIAEEVKNPRRTMPRAIFVALAATALIYVALSIIAISSGPIDMLAKSSEPMTLIFSRLSDWPSQWMSYVAILAVLNGALVQILMASRVLYGLSRQALIGPWLGQLNARTQTPVLATILVVLLVFVSATLLPLTTLAQFTSLFLLIVFALVNVALIRVKAQGAGPEGYFAIPRIIPYFGAISAALFALASAWQIVS, encoded by the coding sequence ATGTCGGATGCCGCGGACGAACCTGAGGCCATTGCCTTACGCAGAAAAGTAAGCGGTACGCTGCTGGTCCTATATGGCGTCGGCACTATGATTGGCGCGGGGATTTATGCGCTGATCGGAGAAGTAACGGCTGCAGCCGGCTGGTTCGCACCGCTCGCCTTTTTGCTGGCCTCGGTAATCGCTGGATTAACGGCGGCCAGTTTTGCGGAACTCTCGTCGCGCTATCCCCAATCAGCTGGAGAGGCTGCTTATGTTTCCGCCGCCTTTGCCAAGCCGCGCCTGGCTGTGCTGGTCGGCTTGCTGATTGTCGCTTCTGGTATCGTCTCCTCCGGCGTTATGTTTCGGGGGTTCGCTGGCTATGCATCGGGATTGGCGGTCTTCGAGCCATGGCATGCCTATCTTGCGCTCGCGCTCGTGATTGGTGCCCTGGCTAGCTGGGGTATCGGGCAGTCGGTACTTGCGATCGCGGTGATTACGCTGATTGAGGCGGGAGCTGTGCTCTTGGTCATCGCGCTCGGGGCGTTCCAGGGTATCGAAACCCCGGCTTCGATCCCGGTTTTCGGGTCGACAGAGGCGGTTGCCGTGGTCGCTGGCGCCGTGCTCGCCTTCTATGCGTTTATCGGTTTTGAAGACATGGTGAACATAGCCGAGGAGGTCAAAAATCCGCGGCGAACCATGCCGAGAGCCATCTTTGTCGCTCTGGCGGCAACGGCCCTGATTTATGTGGCGCTTTCGATCATCGCGATCTCCAGCGGCCCGATCGATATGCTGGCTAAGAGCAGTGAACCCATGACGCTTATCTTCTCCCGGCTGAGCGATTGGCCCAGCCAGTGGATGAGCTATGTCGCCATATTGGCCGTGCTGAACGGCGCCCTTGTCCAGATCTTGATGGCATCTCGTGTGCTGTACGGCCTGTCGCGCCAGGCGTTGATTGGGCCCTGGCTGGGACAGCTCAATGCCAGAACTCAGACACCGGTTTTGGCGACCATCCTCGTTGTTTTGCTCGTCTTTGTGAGTGCAACGCTATTGCCGTTGACCACTCTGGCACAGTTCACGTCATTGTTTTTGCTGATCGTGTTTGCTCTGGTGAACGTCGCGCTGATCCGAGTGAAAGCGCAAGGCGCAGGCCCTGAGGGATATTTCGCGATCCCGCGGATCATTCCCTATTTCGGAGCGATTTCGGCCGCGCTGTTCGCTTTGGCGAGTGCTTGGCAAATTGTGTCGTAA
- a CDS encoding homocysteine S-methyltransferase family protein, translating to MTDIAEQIRAIAAERILVFDGAWGTAIQGYELSEDDYRGDREFRLDQKGNNDLLCLTQPHIVEEISTAYLEAGADIISTNTFSGTTISQADYGDEALVHELNVAAAKLARHAADTIATPEKPRFVAGSIGPTNKTLSLSPDVNDPGFREVDFDEMKSVYAEQIDGLIDGGVDMLLVETIFDTLNAKAAIMAAHESAERHGTTLPLILSMTITDMSGRNLSGHSIEAFWASVRHSNPLAIGLNCSFGAHRLRPHMQAISEMADTLVIGYPNAGLPNELGEYDECAEKTREKLSEWVELGIVNIVGGCCGTTPEHIRAIAELADGQPPRAIPEGISQTFLAGLEPMTLAA from the coding sequence ATGACCGATATTGCAGAGCAAATTCGCGCGATTGCTGCTGAGCGGATTCTTGTGTTCGACGGCGCATGGGGCACGGCGATCCAGGGCTATGAGCTCAGCGAAGATGACTATCGCGGTGATCGCGAATTCCGCCTGGATCAGAAGGGCAATAACGATCTCCTGTGCCTGACCCAGCCGCACATTGTTGAGGAAATCAGCACCGCCTATCTTGAGGCGGGTGCAGATATCATCTCGACGAACACGTTTAGCGGCACCACCATCAGCCAGGCCGATTATGGCGATGAAGCGCTGGTGCATGAGCTCAATGTCGCCGCTGCAAAGCTCGCCCGGCACGCGGCTGATACAATCGCAACGCCGGAAAAACCGCGCTTTGTGGCGGGTTCGATTGGCCCGACCAACAAGACGCTCTCGCTCTCGCCCGATGTCAATGATCCCGGATTTCGCGAGGTCGATTTCGACGAGATGAAGTCCGTTTATGCCGAACAGATTGACGGGTTGATTGATGGCGGGGTGGATATGCTGCTCGTTGAGACGATTTTCGACACGCTCAACGCCAAGGCCGCGATCATGGCGGCCCATGAATCGGCTGAGCGCCATGGCACGACATTACCGCTCATCCTGTCGATGACGATCACCGACATGTCGGGCCGCAATCTCTCCGGCCATTCGATCGAGGCTTTCTGGGCATCGGTGCGCCATTCCAATCCGTTGGCCATCGGGCTCAATTGCTCGTTCGGTGCCCATCGCCTGCGCCCCCATATGCAGGCGATCTCCGAGATGGCCGATACGCTCGTCATCGGTTACCCCAATGCCGGGCTGCCGAACGAGCTTGGCGAATATGACGAATGTGCGGAGAAAACGCGCGAAAAGCTGAGCGAATGGGTCGAGCTGGGAATCGTCAATATCGTCGGCGGTTGCTGCGGGACGACGCCCGAGCATATCCGCGCAATTGCCGAACTGGCTGACGGCCAGCCGCCCCGGGCGATTCCTGAAGGCATCAGCCAAACCTTCCTTGCCGGTCTCGAACCGATGACGCTTGCCGCCTGA
- the metH gene encoding methionine synthase has translation MTDTSATFVNIGERTNVTGSARFKKLILADDYEAAVEVARQQVENGAQIIDINMDEGLLDAEKAMTTFLKLIAAEPDIARVPIMIDSSKWSVIEAGLKCVSGKPIVNSISMKEGEDEFLAHAAKCRAYGAAVVVMAFDETGQADTKERKIEICERAYKLLTENGFPPEDIIFDPNVFAVATGIDEHRRYGLDFIEAAREIRARCPGVHISGGLSNLSFSFRGNEPVRRAMHSVFLYHAIPAGMDMGIVNAGQLDVYDQIDPALREACEDVIFDRHDDATENLIALAEKFRGTDKKAEKEAEEWRSWDVVKRLEYALVKGIDAHVVDDTELARQTIDERGGKPIEVIEGPLMDGMNVVGDLFGSGKMFLPQVVKSARVMKKAVAHLLPYIEAEKDENAKGKGTIIMATVKGDVHDIGKNIVGVVLQCNGFVVVDLGVMVPWSDILQAANENDADMIGLSGLITPSLDEMVTVAEEMDRADMQVPLLIGGATTSKVHTALRIEPVYAGPTIHVLDASRAVGVASTLVSQTQRDPFVEQVANDYDEIRTAREGRGASKLVSLNEARSNAFEIDLTLKPDAPAKPGLHVFDDWPLDDLRSYIDWTPFFRAWELAGTYPAILDDDVVGESARDLFADGQKMLDRIIEEEWLKPRAVAGLWQCRREGDDIVVIADDGEHRLPMLRQQVAKRSGRANMCLADFIDPAGDWIGGFAVCAGHGIDAHIERFKADTDDYSDILLKALADRLAEAFAERMHAHVRTDLWGYAADEDLINEDLIREKYTGIRPAPGYPACPDHSLKPLLFELLGGGSGHNGPAGIELTESFAMWPTAAVSGFYFGHPQSQYFGVAKVGQDQLEDYAGRRDVDLDIANRWLRPNLER, from the coding sequence ATGACCGACACTTCCGCCACCTTCGTCAATATCGGCGAACGTACCAATGTGACCGGCTCTGCCCGGTTCAAGAAGCTGATCCTCGCCGATGATTATGAGGCAGCGGTAGAAGTCGCGCGCCAACAGGTGGAGAATGGCGCGCAGATCATTGATATCAATATGGACGAAGGTCTGCTCGACGCTGAAAAGGCGATGACGACCTTCCTCAAACTGATCGCCGCCGAACCCGATATCGCGCGTGTGCCGATCATGATCGATTCTTCGAAATGGTCCGTAATCGAAGCCGGACTCAAATGCGTCTCGGGCAAGCCGATCGTCAATTCGATCAGCATGAAGGAAGGCGAGGACGAATTCCTCGCCCATGCCGCAAAATGCCGGGCCTATGGCGCTGCCGTCGTAGTCATGGCGTTCGACGAAACCGGCCAGGCCGACACCAAGGAGCGCAAGATCGAGATCTGTGAGCGGGCCTATAAACTGCTGACAGAAAATGGTTTTCCGCCCGAAGATATTATCTTCGATCCAAATGTCTTTGCCGTCGCCACCGGCATTGACGAACATCGCCGCTACGGGCTCGATTTTATTGAAGCGGCGCGCGAAATCCGCGCGCGCTGCCCTGGCGTTCATATCTCTGGCGGTCTTTCAAACCTGTCTTTCAGTTTCCGCGGAAATGAGCCCGTGCGCCGAGCGATGCACAGCGTTTTCCTTTATCACGCCATTCCTGCCGGCATGGATATGGGCATCGTCAATGCCGGCCAGCTCGACGTGTATGATCAGATCGATCCGGCACTGCGTGAAGCCTGTGAAGATGTGATATTCGATCGCCATGACGATGCGACCGAGAATCTGATCGCTCTGGCAGAGAAGTTTCGCGGCACCGACAAAAAGGCGGAAAAAGAGGCTGAGGAATGGCGCAGCTGGGATGTCGTCAAACGCCTTGAATATGCGCTTGTGAAAGGCATCGACGCGCATGTCGTCGACGACACCGAGCTGGCGCGCCAGACGATCGATGAGCGTGGCGGTAAGCCGATCGAGGTGATCGAAGGGCCGTTGATGGACGGAATGAATGTTGTCGGAGACCTGTTCGGATCCGGCAAGATGTTCCTGCCCCAGGTCGTCAAATCGGCGCGCGTGATGAAAAAAGCCGTCGCGCACCTGCTGCCCTATATCGAGGCAGAAAAGGATGAGAATGCCAAAGGCAAGGGCACGATCATCATGGCCACGGTCAAGGGCGATGTACATGATATCGGCAAGAATATCGTCGGCGTTGTCCTGCAATGTAATGGATTTGTGGTTGTCGATCTTGGCGTGATGGTGCCGTGGAGCGATATCCTTCAGGCGGCCAATGAGAATGACGCGGACATGATTGGCTTGTCGGGTCTGATCACGCCCTCGCTTGATGAGATGGTGACGGTAGCCGAGGAAATGGACCGCGCCGATATGCAGGTGCCACTGCTGATCGGCGGCGCGACAACCAGCAAAGTACATACCGCGCTCCGTATCGAACCGGTCTATGCCGGGCCGACTATCCATGTCCTCGATGCCAGTCGGGCCGTCGGCGTCGCATCGACCCTCGTCTCACAAACCCAGCGCGATCCGTTCGTTGAACAAGTTGCCAATGACTATGATGAAATCCGCACGGCGCGCGAGGGCAGGGGCGCGAGCAAGCTCGTTTCGCTTAACGAAGCGCGGAGCAATGCGTTCGAAATTGACCTGACGCTCAAACCTGATGCACCGGCGAAGCCCGGGCTGCATGTGTTCGACGATTGGCCGCTGGACGATCTGCGCAGCTATATCGACTGGACGCCCTTCTTCCGCGCATGGGAGTTGGCCGGTACCTATCCTGCTATTCTTGACGATGATGTGGTTGGCGAAAGCGCGCGGGACCTGTTCGCGGACGGACAAAAGATGCTCGACCGGATCATTGAAGAGGAATGGCTGAAACCGCGCGCAGTGGCCGGCCTGTGGCAATGTCGGCGTGAGGGCGATGATATTGTGGTGATCGCTGACGATGGTGAGCATCGATTGCCGATGCTGCGCCAACAGGTCGCCAAGCGATCGGGCCGCGCCAATATGTGCCTTGCTGATTTTATTGATCCCGCCGGGGATTGGATTGGTGGTTTCGCGGTCTGCGCCGGTCATGGCATCGATGCGCATATCGAACGCTTTAAGGCGGATACCGACGATTATTCGGATATTTTGCTCAAGGCGCTGGCCGACCGCCTGGCCGAAGCCTTTGCCGAGCGGATGCACGCCCATGTACGGACGGACCTATGGGGCTATGCCGCCGACGAAGATCTTATCAACGAAGATCTGATCCGCGAAAAATATACCGGCATTCGCCCGGCACCTGGTTATCCGGCTTGCCCGGACCACAGTTTGAAGCCGCTATTGTTCGAACTGCTCGGCGGCGGCTCCGGGCACAATGGCCCAGCCGGGATTGAGCTGACCGAGAGTTTTGCGATGTGGCCGACAGCGGCTGTATCGGGCTTCTATTTCGGCCATCCCCAGTCGCAATATTTCGGCGTGGCCAAGGTCGGGCAGGATCAGCTCGAAGACTATGCTGGCCGTCGAGATGTCGATCTCGACATCGCGAATCGCTGGCTCAGGCCCAATCTGGAGCGCTAA
- a CDS encoding amidohydrolase: MKRHHFLALTLALSAVSAPAQTIEADLILHNGIGIPMTGVNDRAEAIAVDDGIIIAVGSDESVMAHRGADSEVVDLQGQTFLPGFIDAHGHFLGVGVIAGIANLSPPPVGGASDIAAVQQSMRDYLAANQIAPGEWVVGFGYDDSLLAENRHPTRHDLDAISTDHPIITTHTSGHLAVMNSAALAIAGIDADTPDPEGGIIRREADGRTPNGVLEETAYFAHMGLATSTDPAELMAALQRAQEIYVSNGITTAQDGRISPGQLQLMQAAQQNNLLQIDVGALLGMGDDWGDMTALPIGGDYENRFRIAGLKLVLDGSPQGRTAWLHDPVPVPPDGQVAGYSGYPILTDETLAGYLSAAAENGWQVFAHVNGDAAAQQLIDQVAASGISADARTVAIHNQVVTADQLARQRALGIHPSFFVAHTFFWGDWHRDVALGPVRADFISPQRTALDLGLMPTIHNDAPIIPPDMMRLVWTSVTRRTRSGDILGPTQRVSPYDALTMITSNAAWQIGEEDSKGQLVPGMRADIVVLSADPTSVATDELLNINIELTLKDGEPVFANTP; this comes from the coding sequence ATGAAAAGGCATCACTTCCTAGCATTAACGCTAGCGCTCAGCGCGGTATCTGCGCCTGCGCAAACGATCGAAGCGGACCTCATCCTTCACAACGGCATCGGTATTCCGATGACTGGAGTGAATGATCGGGCCGAAGCGATTGCCGTAGACGACGGGATCATCATCGCCGTCGGATCGGACGAAAGCGTCATGGCCCATCGCGGAGCCGATAGCGAAGTCGTCGATCTTCAAGGGCAAACTTTCCTGCCCGGTTTTATCGATGCGCATGGCCATTTTCTGGGCGTCGGCGTGATTGCGGGTATCGCCAATCTCTCCCCGCCCCCGGTCGGTGGCGCGTCCGATATTGCCGCAGTCCAGCAGAGCATGCGCGATTATCTGGCAGCCAATCAGATCGCTCCGGGCGAATGGGTTGTCGGCTTCGGCTATGATGACTCCTTGCTGGCGGAGAACCGCCACCCAACCCGCCATGATCTTGATGCGATATCGACCGACCATCCGATTATCACCACCCATACATCCGGCCACCTCGCGGTTATGAACAGCGCTGCGCTGGCGATCGCCGGTATCGATGCCGATACCCCAGATCCGGAAGGTGGCATCATTCGCCGCGAGGCCGATGGCCGTACGCCCAATGGGGTGCTCGAGGAGACCGCCTATTTCGCGCATATGGGATTGGCCACATCGACGGATCCCGCAGAGCTTATGGCGGCCCTGCAGCGCGCACAGGAAATATACGTATCGAACGGCATTACCACCGCACAGGACGGCCGGATCTCGCCCGGCCAGCTGCAACTGATGCAGGCCGCCCAACAGAATAATCTGCTCCAGATCGATGTCGGCGCATTGCTGGGAATGGGCGATGATTGGGGAGATATGACCGCGCTGCCAATTGGCGGTGATTATGAAAACCGCTTTCGGATCGCCGGTCTCAAGCTGGTGCTCGATGGATCGCCGCAAGGCCGGACCGCATGGCTGCACGACCCGGTTCCGGTTCCGCCAGATGGCCAGGTAGCAGGCTATAGTGGCTATCCCATTCTGACCGACGAAACGCTTGCCGGTTATCTCAGCGCCGCGGCGGAAAATGGCTGGCAGGTGTTCGCCCATGTCAACGGCGACGCTGCCGCCCAGCAGCTGATCGACCAGGTCGCGGCCTCCGGAATATCAGCAGATGCCCGCACTGTTGCGATCCACAACCAGGTCGTGACGGCCGATCAGCTTGCGCGCCAAAGAGCGCTCGGAATTCACCCATCCTTCTTCGTCGCCCATACTTTTTTCTGGGGTGACTGGCATCGCGATGTCGCGCTTGGCCCGGTTCGCGCAGACTTCATATCACCGCAGCGCACAGCGCTCGATCTCGGTCTCATGCCGACGATTCACAATGATGCACCGATCATCCCGCCCGATATGATGCGGCTTGTCTGGACGTCGGTCACCCGCCGCACCCGATCCGGCGACATATTGGGCCCGACTCAGCGTGTGTCCCCCTATGATGCGTTGACGATGATTACGAGCAACGCCGCCTGGCAAATTGGCGAGGAAGACAGCAAGGGCCAGCTCGTACCGGGAATGCGCGCGGATATTGTGGTGCTGTCAGCCGATCCGACCAGCGTAGCGACGGACGAACTGCTCAACATCAATATCGAGTTGACTCTCAAAGACGGAGAGCCCGTATTCGCCAACACCCCCTGA